In Triticum urartu cultivar G1812 chromosome 6, Tu2.1, whole genome shotgun sequence, the following proteins share a genomic window:
- the LOC125516879 gene encoding uncharacterized protein LOC125516879 isoform X2 produces MEPPAPGSEPPVEEDRIQEHDPNSNSNASSPGAAAPPPPPATPLHLEQAGGGADGSSPATVAGPWKGKGIADIPSPPSSASSSSSSSSLDFGAAFGGEVGESSKMGGRKARVRWSRPVVAETREVPNAAAHPLDLDPKLVARQRFIERLIEARAAVDKEEPFDPNTVFEQMVIEQLIQEQAAGEEANRRREQQAAVDKENRRREQQAAVDEGTRRWEQKYNSLRAEEAMYQKEQEKVVVKVRPKQDKLPQVKGKSLWSRVKNKIFCGKVREICSEHVKHQIVSSCLLARVSPPPPRATPLHLDQAGGGADGSTSATVVDPRKGKETLLPRDIPPPPSPTDYAGGGADGSSSAAAWVQRKGRLAAVPFPAPFPPSSAGSIPDFGAGGSSSSAGRRMVVPRDATLPFDYTRVFQQAVREGQSVIIEEEQVESPHAKDAVPGKEKEKLRQVKVRPRPEKGKSPWSWLKNKIFCREGRQICSEHVQHQTQPISEVRNRYMVSSNGMNSLDGYSEFRPVIGDGECFYRSFIFSYLEQVVDRPDTDEERRFLDVVETASARHADLRWNSKFPRSSRAFKKLLEKVKRWKNTESSSSCRKEELLKFFSTYDKTQDNY; encoded by the exons ATGGAGCCACCCGCACCCGGTTCAGAACCACCGGTCGAGGAGGACCGCATCCAAGAACATGAccccaactccaactccaacGCCTCCTCCCCGGGCGCTGCTGCGCCGCCACCTCCCCCCGCGACGCCCCTCCACCTCGAGCAGGCCGGAGGCGGCGCCGATGGGTCGAGCCCCGCCACGGTGGCCGGCCCCTGGAAGGGCAAGGGAATCGCCGACATTCCTTCTCCTCCGAGCTCcgcgagcagcagcagcagcagcagctccctCGACTTCGGCGCGGCCTTCGGAGGCGAGGTCGGGGAGTCGAGCAAGATGGGCGGCAGAAAGGCGCGGGTGAGGTGGAGCCGCCCCGTGGTGGCGGAGACGAGGGAGGTCCCCAACGCGGCGGCGCATCCGTTGGACTTGGACCCGAAGCTGGTCGCCAGGCAGCGGTTTATCGAGCGGCTGATTGAAGCGCGGGCGGCCGTCGACAAGGAGGAGCCGTTCGACCCCAACACGGTGTTCGAGCAGATGGTGATCGAGCAGCTGATTCAAGAGCAGGCGGCCGGCGAGGAGGCGAACAGGCGACGGGAACAGCAGGCGGCCGTCGACAAGGAGAACAGGCGACGGGAACAGCAGGCGGCCGTCGACGAGGGGACCAGGCGATGGGAACAGAAG TACAACTCGTTGCGCGCGGAAGAGGCGATGTACCAGAAGGAACAG GAGAAGGTTGTGGTAAAGGTGAGACCCAAGCAGGACAAACTACCGCAAGTAAAGGGGAAATCGTTGTGGAGTCGGGTCAAGAACAAG ATTTTTTGTGGAAAAGTAAGGGAAATATGTTCGGAACATGTGAAGCACCAG ATAGTATCTTCTTGTCTTCTTGCGCGTGTATCACCTCCACCTCCCCGCGCGACGCCCCTCCACCTCGACCAGGCCGGAGGCGGCGCCGACGGGTCGACCTCCGCCACGGTGGTGGACCCGCGGAAGGGCAAGGAGACGCTGCTGCCCAGGGACATTCCTCCTCCTCCGAGCCCCACGGACTacgccggcggcggcgccgatGGGTCGAGCTCCGCCGCGGCGTGGGTCCAAAGGAAGGGCAGGCTGGCCGCCGTTCCCTTTCCGGCACCTTTTCCCCCAAGTTCCGCGGGCAGCATCCCCGACTTCGGAGCCGGGGGGTCAAGCTCCTCGGCGGGGAGGAGGATGGTGGTGCCGAGGGACGCGACGCTGCCGTTCGACTACACGCGGGTGTTCCAGCAGGCGGTACGAGAGGGGCAGTCGGTTATCATCGAGGAGGAGCAG GTGGAATCGCCGCACGCCAAAGACGCAGTCCCGGGAAAGGAAAAG GAGAAACTACGACAAGTCAAGGTGAGACCCAGGCCTGAAAAGGGGAAATCACCCTGGAGCTGGCTCAAGAACAAG ATTTTTTGTAGAGAAGGAAGGCAAATATGTTCGGAACATGTCCAGCACCAG ACACAACCCATCTCCGAAGTAAGGAATCGTTATATGGTTTCTTCTAATGGGATGAACAGTCTTGATGGCTATTCAGAATTTAGACCGGTGATTGGAGATGGGGAGTGTTTCTACAGGAGCTTCATATTTTCCTACCTA GAGCAAGTTGTTGATAGGCCGGACACAGATGAGGAACGCCGTTTCCTTGATGTTGTTGAAACAGCGTCTGCACGACATGCAGATCTTCGATGGAACTCTAAGTTTCCCAGGAGCAGCAGA
- the LOC125514462 gene encoding wall-associated receptor kinase 4-like, with protein sequence MPTASRSRLLPLPVLLLVLAGAAAIVGEQDEQQPITHPGCPDNCGNMSIPFPFGLMPGCFREGFQVTCDHSFDPPRAFLAGSGMTTATNTITLTESDSSALLDTPYLGLGYSYPKTSSWLVELMDVSVDRSEARAYGPITSRCSTNVTHFKLKEEAMSLAGPFAVSEALNAVVGVGWSVSVRDSSRSTYTTTFACRSELAASHLEHARDGSCAGRGCCEAALGSEPSYSTVAGAVPGVSAENNTLWRTSRCSYAMVIEKSRYTFSTPDLYGDKVLPKKFPRGAPVVLDFAIVGDAACPVKGQRPPPDYACVSNNSHCVNATVGQSRYALSYVCKCSEHYQGNPYIANGCRDIDECKFPDIYFCSSKGICMNRLDGYDCPCKPGMKGDGKSGHCAETFPLVAKAIVGTIGCIFVIVVMSFLLLLSKEKKKTNEFYEKNGGSTLEKAKIIKLFKKGELMPYLKDTNFIGNGGFGAVYKGILGDELVAIKKTISGSLLENEQFANEVIIQSQVIHKNIVRLIGCCLEVDTPLLVYEFLSNGSLHDILHGNDNKPLNLDTRLRIAAESADGLAYMHSKTNTKILHGDVKPANILLDDRFVAKIADFGISRLIARDKQHTAKVIGDMSYMDPVYLQSGLLTEKSDVYSFGVVLLELISRKKAMHSDNNSLVNSFIGAHRRGERATELFDKEIAVGEDLDILQSLAGMAIECLSLEVDQRPDMTDIAHRLLIQNNSRNA encoded by the exons ATGCCCACGGCCTCGCGATCCCGATTGCTGCCATTGCCAGTCCTCCTACTCGTTCTGGCAGGTGCAGCAGCCATTGTTGGCGAGCAAGATGAGCAGCAGCCGATCACGCACCCGGGATGCCCAGACAACTGCGGCAACATGAGCATCCCGTTCCCATTCGGCCTGATGCCGGGCTGCTTCCGCGAGGGCTTCCAGGTCACCTGCGACCACTCCTTCGACCCGCCTCGAGCCTTCCTCGCCGGCAGCGGCATGACAACCGCAACGAACACCATCACGCTCACCGAGTCCGACAGCTCGGCCCTCTTGGACACCCCCTATCTGGGCCTGGGGTACTCGTACCCCAAGACCTCGAGCTGGCTGGTCGAGCTCATGGACGTGTCGGTCGACAGGAGCGAGGCACGGGCATACGGCCCCATCACGTCCCGCTGCAGCACCAACGTTACTCACTTCAAGCTCAAAGAAGAGGCCATGAGTCTGGCGGGGCCGTTCGCCGTCTCGGAGGCGCTCaacgccgtcgtcggcgtcggctGGAGTGTTAGCGTCAGGGACAGCTCGCGCTCCACCTACACGACGACGTTCGCCTGCCGCTCGGAGCTCGCCGCCAGCCATCTCGAGCACGCCAGGGACGGGTCGTGCGCGGGGCGGGGCTGCTGCGAGGCCGCCCTGGGCTCGGAGCCCAGCTACAGCACTGTCGCCGGGGCCGTGCCGGGGGTCAGTGCCGAGAACAACACCCTGTGGAGGACCAGCCGGTGCTCCTACGCTATGGTGATCGAGAAGTCACGCTACACCTTCTCGACGCCGGACCTGTACGGCGACAAGGTGCTGCCGAAGAAGTTCCCCAGGGGCGCCCCCGTCGTGCTCGACTTCGCCATCGTCGGGGACGCCGCTTGCCCTGTGAAAGGCCAGCGGCCGCCGCCGGACTACGCGTGCGTCAGCAACAACAGCCATTGTGTCAACGCGACGGTTGGCCAGTCGAGGTACGCACTCAGCTACGTGTGCAAGTGCTCCGAGCACTACCAGGGCAATCCTTACATCGCCAATGGCTGCAGAG ACATCGATGAGTGCAAGTTCCCGGATATATATTTTTGCTCAAGCAAGGGCATATGTATGAACAGACTTGATGGCTATGATTGTCCATGCAAGCCTGGAATGAAAGGCGATGGAAAATCAGGACACTGTGCAGAAACATTCCCCCTAGTAGCCAAGGCGATTGTGG GCACAATCGGTTGTATTTTTGTCATTGTAGTTATGTCATTTCTACTTCTTCTTAGCAAAGAGAAAAAGAAGACAAATGAGTTCTATGAAAAGAATGGTGGGTCTACACTAGAGAAAGCAAAAATTataaaacttttcaaaaagggtGAGCTCATGCCTTATTTGAAAGATACCAATTTTATTGGAAATGGTGGTTTCGGTGCAGTTTACAAGGGCATCCTTGGTGATGAATTGGTTGCAATTAAGAAGACGATTAGTGGTAGTCTGCTGGAGAATGAACAGTTTGCAAATGAAGTCATCATCCAATCCCAAGTCATCCATAAGAACATTGTCAGGCTCATAGGTTGTTGTCTGGAAGTTGATACCCCATTGCTAGTATATGAGTTTCTTTCCAATGGTAGCCTCCATGACATTCTTCACGGCAACGACAACAAACCTTTGAACTTGGATACACGTTTAAGAATTGCTGCAGAATCTGCAGATGGTCTAGCTTACATGCATTCAAAAACAAACACCAAAATCCTACATGGTGATGTCAAACCAGCAAATATACTGTTGGATGATAGGTTTGTTGCCAAGATTGCAGACTTCGGCATATCGAGGTTGATTGCAAGAGACAAGCAACACACCGCAAAAGTCATCGGTGATATGAGTTATATGGATCCAGTATATTTACAGTCAGGCTTGCTAACTGAAAAGAGTGATGTCTATAGCTTTGGAGTTGTGCTGTTGGAACTTATTAGTAGGAAGAAGGCCATGCACTCTGATAACAACAGCTTAGTCAACAGTTTCATTGGAGCTCATAGAAGAGGGGAGAGGGCAACCGAGTTGTTTGACAAAGAAATTGCTGTAGGAGAAGATTTGGATATTCTTCAAAGTCTAGCAGGGATGGCAATCGAATGTCTCAGCCTTGAGGTGGATCAAAGACCAGACATGACAGATATAGCACACCGCCTTCTCATACAGAATAATTCGCGTAATGCATAA